One genomic region from Thermoplasmatales archaeon encodes:
- a CDS encoding prenyltransferase has product MSEGGPRYWLYLTYSIPKVSKQEFGKLDIFSRWLVASRSAVLVMTFISGLLGVLFAVLYGYSNALLSILVIVGLVISHAASNLFNDYWDYREGVDTDNYFRAKYGPQPIVSGLLSEKQLLKWAIITTVIGLVIGGYLVYVRGYIVIVLIALGLLIITLYSGGPFPLKRFGLGEVAVFITWGPLMVGGAYFIVTGVFSWFVVLASLPYALGTTLVIFGKHIDKIKYDSFKKIRTLPVILGEKPARYVTIVLLTAMLIITPLFVILGILPWPTLLVFLTLGTYYKTIKFFSESRPESPPENYPKEAWPLWFVGSAFIYNRNFGFLFFIGLVVGILLYHLTSFPAFVHI; this is encoded by the coding sequence ATGTCTGAAGGGGGACCTAGATACTGGCTGTACCTGACTTATTCTATTCCTAAAGTTAGTAAGCAGGAATTTGGGAAACTCGATATATTTTCCCGATGGCTGGTCGCTTCACGTTCAGCAGTTCTCGTAATGACTTTTATTAGTGGATTACTGGGCGTACTCTTTGCTGTTCTCTACGGTTATTCCAATGCACTTCTTTCGATCCTAGTTATCGTTGGTCTCGTGATTTCACATGCGGCAAGTAACCTATTTAATGATTACTGGGACTATAGGGAAGGTGTTGACACAGACAATTATTTTAGGGCAAAATATGGCCCACAACCCATTGTTTCCGGATTACTTTCAGAGAAACAGCTTCTGAAGTGGGCGATTATAACAACAGTAATAGGTCTTGTAATAGGCGGGTATCTTGTTTATGTTCGTGGTTATATCGTCATTGTGCTTATCGCACTTGGTCTTTTGATCATAACACTATATTCAGGTGGGCCTTTTCCATTAAAGAGATTTGGTCTAGGTGAAGTTGCAGTCTTTATAACGTGGGGTCCGCTGATGGTGGGAGGTGCCTACTTTATCGTGACAGGAGTATTCTCTTGGTTTGTTGTCTTGGCTTCATTACCCTATGCGCTTGGCACTACGTTAGTTATCTTTGGGAAGCACATAGACAAGATAAAATATGATTCATTTAAGAAGATAAGGACACTGCCCGTTATTCTTGGAGAAAAGCCTGCAAGATATGTTACGATAGTATTACTGACTGCAATGCTCATAATTACACCGTTATTTGTTATTCTCGGTATACTTCCATGGCCAACTCTCCTTGTTTTTCTCACTCTTGGGACTTATTATAAAACCATCAAATTCTTTAGTGAGTCAAGGCCAGAATCGCCGCCAGAAAATTATCCGAAAGAGGCTTGGCCATTATGGTTTGTTGGTTCAGCTTTCATATATAACAGGAATTTTGGATTCCTATTTTTCATCGGCCTAGTAGTTGGGATATTGCTTTATCATCTCACGTCTTTTCCTGCGTTTGTCCACATTTAA